Part of the Paludisphaera borealis genome, GGCGCGACGACGACGACGGGGCTCGGGCCGTCAAACCGAGATGAAACTGTCAGGGTCCGACCACTGGCCGAGCTCCTGCTGGAATTTCTGACTCTTGTCGACCAGGATCTGGCCGTCGTCCGCGAGGGTCACCTTGAACCGCTCGAGGGGACGAGGCGCGGGGCCCTCGAAATTCACGCCGGTGATGTAGAAGCCGCTGCCGTGGCACGGGCACTTGAACTTCTGTTCGCTCGCCAGCCAGTTGGGAGGGCAGCCGAGGTGCGTGCAGACCGACTGGATCGCGTAGATGATGTCCTGACCGTTGACCTTCGTCGACCGGACGATCCAGAAGCCCCATTCGGACTTGAACCGCTCGTTGACGTCCTCGGGGTCGAAGTTGGTGGGCAGTCCGACCTTGACGGTGCTCGGCGGCTCGGCCAGGACGTTGGGGAACATGAACCGGCCCATCATGACGGTGAAGGCCGAGGCGCCGAGGGTGAACGCGGTCCAGGCGATGACGACCGGCGTCGTCAGGAAGAGCAGAATTCCCCGCCGGGTGATCTCGAGTCGAGAGCCGCGCGAGGCTTCGCCGACGGCCGTCGCGCGATCGGGCTTGGGGAGCACGCTCGTGGGCTTCGGCGCGGCGACCTTCGGAGCGGGCTTGGCCGCCGCGATCTTGGCGGCGACTTCCTGATCCTTCTTGGCGCCGGTCTGCCGGAGGGCTTCGGCCAGGTCGCGCGGGTCGCTGATCTCGCCGATCGGGGGCAAGGTCCGGGCGGCGGCCTTCGCGGCGGGGGCGGCTTTGGCGGCCGCCGCGGGCTTGGCTCCGGCGGCCGGCGCCGCGGCGGCGGGATTGGCTCCGGCGCGGGCGGCGGCCAGCTTCTCCTGAAGCGTCATCGGCCGGCCCAGGGGCGCCGCGGGAGGAGGAACCGCCGGGGCGGCGGCCGGCGCGGGCGCCTCGGCTTCGACTTCAGCCGGCGCGGGGGCGGCTTTCGCGGCGGGAGCGGGGGCGGGAGCCGCCGATCCACCGGCTCGGGCGGCGGCCAGTTTCTCCTTCAACGTCAGCGGACGGCCCAGGGGCGCCGCGGGAGGAGGAACCGCCGGGGCGGCGGCCGGCGCGGGCGCCTCGGCTTCAACTGGCGCTGGGGCGGCTTTCGCCGCGGGGGCGGGAGCGGCTGAACCGCCGGCTCGCGCCGCGGCCAGTTTCTCCTTCAACGTCAGCGGTCGGCCCAACGTCGCCGGCGAGGGGACGGCCGCCGCCGGCTGCGCGGCCGCCGGGGGCGGAGTCGCGGGGGATGGGGCGCTCGCT contains:
- a CDS encoding ubiquinol-cytochrome c reductase iron-sulfur subunit codes for the protein MANRPSIKEILEAARRGGPATPGASSDDAPAQASAPSPATPPPAAAQPAAAVPSPATLGRPLTLKEKLAAARAGGSAAPAPAAKAAPAPVEAEAPAPAAAPAVPPPAAPLGRPLTLKEKLAAARAGGSAAPAPAPAAKAAPAPAEVEAEAPAPAAAPAVPPPAAPLGRPMTLQEKLAAARAGANPAAAAPAAGAKPAAAAKAAPAAKAAARTLPPIGEISDPRDLAEALRQTGAKKDQEVAAKIAAAKPAPKVAAPKPTSVLPKPDRATAVGEASRGSRLEITRRGILLFLTTPVVIAWTAFTLGASAFTVMMGRFMFPNVLAEPPSTVKVGLPTNFDPEDVNERFKSEWGFWIVRSTKVNGQDIIYAIQSVCTHLGCPPNWLASEQKFKCPCHGSGFYITGVNFEGPAPRPLERFKVTLADDGQILVDKSQKFQQELGQWSDPDSFISV